A stretch of Solidesulfovibrio sp. DNA encodes these proteins:
- a CDS encoding ribonuclease HII, translated as MGLAVPASEAGGLVAGVDEAGRGCLAGPVVAGAVILPAAYDLPYLTDSKKLSAARREALAPAIKAQALAWGVGMAWPAEIDRVNILQATFLAMSRAVRAMGRAVSLLRIDGNKCIPAGYLSLLSFAPGQEAVVGGDASVPAISAASILAKTSRDRLMTVFDRQFPGYGFAGHKGYGAAAHLAALRRLGPCRIHRLTFRGVLPEISRQLGLPGL; from the coding sequence GCGCGGCTGCCTGGCCGGGCCGGTCGTGGCCGGCGCGGTGATTTTGCCCGCCGCCTACGACCTGCCGTACCTGACCGATTCCAAGAAGCTTTCCGCCGCCCGCCGCGAGGCGCTGGCTCCGGCCATCAAGGCGCAGGCCCTGGCCTGGGGCGTGGGCATGGCCTGGCCGGCGGAGATCGACCGGGTCAACATCCTGCAAGCCACCTTCCTGGCCATGTCCCGGGCGGTGCGGGCCATGGGCCGAGCCGTGTCGCTGCTGCGCATCGACGGCAACAAGTGTATTCCCGCCGGCTATCTTTCCCTGCTTTCATTTGCGCCCGGCCAGGAGGCGGTGGTGGGTGGCGACGCCAGCGTGCCGGCCATTTCCGCCGCCTCGATCCTGGCCAAGACCAGTCGCGACCGGCTGATGACGGTCTTCGACCGCCAGTTTCCGGGCTACGGCTTCGCCGGCCACAAGGGCTACGGCGCGGCGGCCCATCTGGCCGCCCTGCGGCGCCTGGGGCCGTGCCGCATCCATCGCCTGACCTTCCGTGGCGTCCTGCCCGAAATATCGCGACAACTCGGCCTCCCCGGCCTCTAG
- a CDS encoding YraN family protein produces the protein MTAPHLRRGREGEAAAEAFLIAKGFVVLERNYRTRGGEVDLVCRDGDTVVFVEVKTRAAGGLTRPDEAVTPAKRGRLARAAMAYLSERGLWERPCRFDVVAVIARGEGLTAAHLPDAFGLGDVPGAGRFYQPG, from the coding sequence ATGACCGCGCCGCATCTGCGCCGGGGGCGCGAGGGCGAGGCGGCGGCCGAGGCCTTCCTGATCGCCAAGGGGTTCGTCGTGCTCGAACGCAATTACCGCACGCGCGGCGGCGAGGTGGATCTCGTGTGCCGCGACGGGGACACGGTGGTGTTCGTGGAAGTGAAAACGCGCGCGGCCGGCGGGCTTACCCGGCCGGACGAGGCGGTGACGCCCGCCAAGCGGGGGCGGCTGGCCAGGGCGGCGATGGCGTATTTGTCCGAGCGCGGGCTGTGGGAGCGGCCGTGCCGCTTCGACGTGGTGGCCGTCATCGCGCGCGGCGAGGGGTTGACGGCCGCGCATCTGCCCGACGCCTTCGGACTGGGGGACGTCCCCGGGGCGGGGCGTTTCTACCAGCCGGGCTAG